The Aptenodytes patagonicus chromosome 19, bAptPat1.pri.cur, whole genome shotgun sequence genome contains the following window.
AGCTAGCTTGGACTCATCAGGAAAAGGACACATAGGCTAGTCCCAGAGATTTCCCATTCCTGTAAGTGCCAGCTCTGCTTGCGCACTCAGTTCCCTCCTGTCCTTTGCAGTTGGGGTCTGTGCTTGGCCAGGGGCAAACTGGGATCGCTTCTCTCCCTGGGCAGCTTGGGAAGGCGCCCAGGACACTGGTGGTTTGGGGAAGATGCATGAATAGGAAAGAAAACTCAAGCAGCTGTCTTGGAAGAAGGGTTTATTTATACTGATGGGGAGGATGCGAGAGGCAGTAGCGGCCTGGCGCCAGAAAGACGTTTGCAACAGTTAGTGTAGCAGAAGCAGTGGCACGCAGTGATTTCCCACTCAGGAATAAAGACCCACAGCTGGTGAACAGCCCCAATGACAACTGGTGTCCTCCGGTGTGGGGTCTGAGCATCCAGGAGCAGAAAGGGCTGCTGGGGCCAGGAGTCCTCTGCCTCCAGGGTGGAGTGGGCAGGCTCAGCACAGAGGTAACTGCTAGCAGGGGTCTCACTGCTGCAGTGGTGACCCACAGCCTGGCCACTTTGTGACATCGGTGGAAGCACAGGACCTGTCTGGTGGCTCAATTTGGGGCTGTGCTGGTTTGCTGTGATAATAAACCACTCCACGCACTCACAGGGGGGAAAGCACATGCAGACACGCACGCTGCAATGCTCTGGTGCTAAGCAAGTCTGGACTGGCGGTCCGTCAGCCCATCTGCGGGAAGAGCATGAAGCCACTGAAGACACTGTCTGCCTCAGAGCCGCTATAAATCATGCTGCCCCTGGCAGGGTCGGTGCTTATGGAGACCTGGTCGCCCACGGCCAGGCTGAGCACGCTGCTGCCCGAGTTCACCTGCAGGATGTTGCGGCTGTTGTAGTCACAGAAGCTGACCACGCGCTCCCTGTTCTTGGTGATGCTCAGGCAGAGGTCCCCGCTGGAGACCACCTGGTAGGCGAAGTAGTAGAGCCCGGGGACACGGCAGGTGAACTCCCCCGTCTGGGGACTGTAGGAGCTCTCCTGGTTGGTGATGATGTTGTCGAACACCACCGTCCTGCCCTTGGACGGTGGGGACCTCCGCGAGGCAGAGAAGGCAGGACGTGGCTGCTCCAGGATATTGCCAGGTTTCCCCTTGTTCCCTTTCGGCCCTGGCTGGCCTGGGAGCCCAGGGGGGCCGTGCGGGCCGTGGTAGCCCTGGTTCCCTGGGATGCCAGGAGGCCCTGGCTCACCTGCATCCCCTTTGAGTCCCTGGATGCCCGTCCTCTGTGCTGATTTCCCTGGGGAGAGGTGGTGAGGAAGAGCAGTTTATGCATGTCTGGCATCTCCCAAGCTGCTCCCACAGCCCATGATGCTCCTGCCAAGAGGCTTGAGGCTCCCAGGCCACCCACACCACGGATCCCTGGCTCCCCCTTACCTGGCTCTCCCATGTCACCCTTCTGCCCCGGCCTCCCGTTGAGGCCAGGGACTCCGGGAAAGCCGTCCTTGCCATCCGGTGCCCGACACACGCCATCTTCCAGCAGGGCCGTGCCCAGCATTGCTGCCAGGGTGCTGGTCGCCAGCCAAAGCCCGGGTTGCATCCTGCCTCCCTACAAGCACAGTGGTGGGGGAATTGGGGATGGAGGCAAGCACACAGCAAACACACAGATGCATCTTGGACACAGGCACGCAAGTGCTCTCATCAGATGCATGCACAGATCTACCACACCACCCATGTGTTGTCCAATACAGATAGCCAGACACCACATGCAATGGTGAAAATAACGTCACAGAAGGGTTTTGAGGCTGTTTCATTGCATGAGCTGAAATCACTGATGTTACTGAAAATCTCTGACGTGCCCATGGCAGGGCTGTGGGACTGGAGAGCCCAGGATGTGGAGCACAGCATAAACCCTTTGGTGCATGTCCTGGGGATGGGTGGTAACACATCAGATGCATGCAGAGGATGCTTCTTCCAGTACTGGGGCAGCAAGCACTGATGGAGGGGGCAGTGGTCCCATGGGatgaagagcacaagtgaggaaggTGTGCAAAGAGACACAGCAGAGAAGGGATAAACAGGAAAGGGATGAACAGGAAAGGGATGAACAGGAAAGGGATGAACAGGAAAAAGGGGATCCAGATCTCCAACACACGGaactgggagagaggagggaggtcCTGAGCACACGGACCTACCCCAAAACCTGGGGTACTCAGCCCGGGACAAGCCTGCAGAGCCCAGTGATGTCCACAACCACATGAAGCAAGGACAGATTCCTGCAGCACCCCCCCCTATCatcttctcccctttttcctaCTTTAAACCCTTGTGGAGGGGGGAAGTGAAGaaaggagggggacagggagcaaggACTGGAGAGCAGTGGCAGAGGAGACCTGTATCCCCAGCTATTTGGCGTGACTTACCTCCTTGCTGGGGGTGAAGACAGACCAgtctgagcagcagctctgtttGCTGGAAGCTCTTCCTGCAAgtagggaggaagaggagcagggtggggggggaTGTACTTGCATGCACGGTGGTTTGCCTGGTTGGGGAAGAGAAGTgccaagtttcattttctttgaatgAGAGAAACTTGTTCCTCTTTCCGTGCTCGACCCTGGCTGTGCTGGTCACAGTCAGGGAACAGCTTGGTCAGCAAAAGTGCAGGACCGCAGGGTTCCTAGCCTGGCCCAGCAGCACAGTCCCGGCAGCTGGGACCGGTGGTGACTGGGCACAAAGCAACACAAAGTTGGAGGGTGCCCAAAGGCATGCCACAGCTCTGTcactgcaggaggggacaggcgaTGTGAGCACTGGGTGGCATGGCCATACAAGGGATGCTCAGCGGGGCCCAGGGATCACTCTTGATGGCTCCTGGACTAGGCGACGGGCAGAGCGTGGCTGTCACTAGTACCCAGCCTTGTCATCACTGCTGCTGGGCgctgtcccctccaggtgcccaCCTTGGCTCCGCACCCTGACAGATCAGTGCTCCAGAAAAGGGACCGTTAGTGTCTGTCTGTGTGGCTCAGCAGGGTCTTGACCATCCTTCATGAGACATCTCCTTCCCACTGCCTCACTTCAGTGGTTTGGGGACCTTGTCTCTGTGGTAGAGCGAGAGAAGATGGGGGTCTCTGGCACCTAGGTTGCTCCCGGTTCCCTTTGAGTGGCTGTGCCTTGCACCAGCCAAATCTGGGCAACCCCAGGAGCTGTGCATGGCCTGACCCAGACCTGCAAAATGAAAAAGCCTCACACCACCGAGCCCAGGAAAGGTGCCCAGGGGTGCGCATTCAGCTCTGccacaaaaaagcccaaaaatGTCACCAGTACGCAAGCCCCACTACAGCAGGGACCAGAGGCATGAGATGTGCCGCAGCGACCCCAGCAGGTGAACATCCTTGGGACCCTGGGCACCAGCAGGGCCACCCCATGGGGGAATGCAGTGGGCAGCTAGGAGGGGCTTTCTGGTCCATATCCACCTGGAGTCTCCTTTCAGGAGTCCTGTGGCAGCTGTGCTGACCTTCATGAGAAAGCAGCGTTGGGGTCCCCAAAGCAAacgcagcagcagctggagcccagGGGAGGATGTTCAAGGAAAGAGGATGGTGTGTAAGCCTGGGATCAGGGTGGTCCCAAGGCCAGGGCAGGCTGGCAAACCCTCCGTTCCCCCCACCCGCTGCCTCCAGCGCTCCCAGGGAAGTTGTTGCATTGTTtccaaaacagatgaaaaagggAACGACTAGTGTGAAACCAAAAATCAGCCCCAGAGACCCTTGCCAGGCAAAACTTCACTCATCAGCACATCTCCATTAATAATTACTTTTGGAGATCTGTCACTGAGCTGGTCTTTAATTCATTGAATATATGCCCTCTTAATGCAatataatacacatttttaatcaaaatgtcacCCCATAATAAATCAGATGCCcagaaaaaatgcaattttattctATCAGCAGAGTTCCTCTATCAACCAGACCTGTAATTGTGTCAAGAAAAGATGACAGGTGAGTTTGAAAAGACCTACCTTCCACAAAACGGTGTTTCTGGACAGTAATTGTATTTCTGCCCTATTGCCCTTTCTTAATATACAGCCAAAATGAGGCCACTCCATCATTTCACCCAGGATTGATTGATGGCTGTGTCCTGGTGCTCCTGTGTCCTTTGTCCCTGACTGCCCCCTTAACCCCATTTAAATGCTGAATTACAGGGGGCTGGTTACGGGTTTCCAGCATCTCCTGGAAGCTGGTGTTGGTCCTGGCGGCACCTCCTCCAGGTCCTTGAGACTCCTGAGCAGTGCTTAGCCCCACTCGATTGACTTTCAGTGTTGCTGCATTCAAGCCAAGccttcctctcccatcctctGAGCATCTCCTCCTCCTGATCTGCAGCTGCGACATCTGCGGCTCCAGAGGACGGCTGGCTGTGGGGAGCCGTGGCTGAGCATTGCACAGCTTCACCCCAGAGGCTTCTGCAGACCACATCTGCCAGCGAAAAAATACCTCCATCCTGgcactctcctccttccccttcccatcaGGGTGTCTCTGGGAGCGGGTGGTGGCCGAAGGACACGGTGAGGCCGCCGTGCCCCGCGTGGCACAGGCAGCGGGGTGACACGCCACGAGGTGGCAGTGCTGCCTCAGCCATGCTTGGTGTCACCTGCCCATCGGGgaccctcttcctcctccaaaagCAGGGGCGGGGGCGACCCCCCCGGGGATCCCCGTGTCCCCAGAGGCCACGCTGCAGGATGTCCAGCTGCAGAGCAAGCACACGGGCATCTCTGCCTCGGCACCTAGTGATCACACGTCAGGAGCCAGAATAATCCCGCTCCCTCCTGCAAAGACAGCCCCAGTGGGGCCACAAACGCCATTCCCCCAAGCTGGGAGTAGATTGGCACCCCCTGAGACTAGGGCAGAAGTGATGTTTCCTCAGTGAGGGCCAAGCCATGGTGGAAGGACCGAGGGGTCGCAAAGCCCTGGCAGGTTATCCCTGCTGATACAGGTCCAGCAGTGTCCCACCAGCACCACCGCTGGCAGGCTCCAGCATGGAGAAAGGGCAAGGACGACAGAGGGGACCCCCAGATGACATGAAATGGGGACAAGCCCAAGGCAGAGGGGAAGGTGGGTGTATGCTGGACTAGCCAGAGGATGTAGGTGCTCTGCAGAGCCCCAGACAGCACCAAAACCAGCCCCAAAGAGGACAGCCCTGGGTCTGGGGGAACCCAACCACCCTGGTGAGCATCCACATCATTTAGGTCACCTGTCATGgcctcctggctctgctgcagaccCAGGACCAGCCTTGCTCCAGATGGATTTTACCCTGAGCAACCCTCCTCCTTTCAGGATGGGCCATGGGGCAGCTCCTTCACGTCCTTGCTGCCTTCCCGCTTGGTGGTGCCAGACAAGTTAGGTCAGTGCCATCCCAGCCTTGCAGCCCTTCATGGAAAAAAAGTGACCCCTGCAAAGCCTCCTCCTGTATCCCCAGTGCCTGCAGACACACACGAGCTGCCTGACAGCCGACAACAGGGAGAGAtgctcctctgctgcctcccctgctggGGATCCCCTGGGGTGCTGAGCGGTgacaggcaggagctgccagaGGAGGATAAATCAGGTAGCTAGTACCTATCTGTCACTGTACAGGAGATAGTGACAAAGGTAGGTGGTGGGAGATCAGAATACTGGCAGGTACTGCACACACCTCTACTGCCGGTCACCAGCATCCCAGTCTGCCACCCACACCCACCAGGAGGCCAGGACAGCTCAGGGCATCTGTGCTTCTGCAGTCACTGGTGGCTTAATGATGCCCGAATAACCATGTAAACTGATTTTGCAGCTGTTGAGCTGGCCTGTCCCAAAATGCTCAACCCGTGCTGCTGACCACCAGACAAATTTCCTGTGCAATGCAACGGCATTTGCCTGAATTCTGAAGTCTCCCATGCATCGATCAACGAGACAAGAATCTGGGATGGTTCAGGTGCCCTGGAAGGATTTCCTGAGATGTCAGCTGAAAATCAGGCTGCCACGTGATgtctaaaatgttttaattgctgTCCCAGGGGATGTGTTATTCCTATGACAGATGCTTACACAGAGCAGGTGCGAGGAGCAAAGACAGGTATGGGGTTTAGAAGCCAGGATTTCACGCTCCAGCCCTTGCTCACTGTCTCCTAGTGTTGATGCACATCCCTGTTGGCTCATAGGATGAGAGGAGATAGATGAGTGCTGAGCAGCCCTGGGCAGTGCTGGGAAAGTTtgtcccatccctcctcctcttgTTCTCTGTTAAGAATGTCAGGGCTTGTCATTATTCGACATCTATTGGTTAACTTGGCTGATTGTTTCCCATTCTTTAATGTATCCAGTTCCAGATTGATCACTTTGGCATGCAAATGAGCTTGCTCTAGTGCTTGTCACTGAAATTTGTAGACTGGGAGAGTTTGCAATCAAACACAGCCAGAATCTAAATTACAACATTTCAGGCAATAATAGCAGAGAGAAGACAGGAAGGATGTGCCATAAATAAGATGGGATCAGAGCAGGGTGCCCAGAGCTACGCTGACAACACACCAGGAGCCCCGAGGCATGCAACAGGA
Protein-coding sequences here:
- the C1QA gene encoding complement C1q subcomponent subunit A, encoding MQPGLWLATSTLAAMLGTALLEDGVCRAPDGKDGFPGVPGLNGRPGQKGDMGEPGKSAQRTGIQGLKGDAGEPGPPGIPGNQGYHGPHGPPGLPGQPGPKGNKGKPGNILEQPRPAFSASRRSPPSKGRTVVFDNIITNQESSYSPQTGEFTCRVPGLYYFAYQVVSSGDLCLSITKNRERVVSFCDYNSRNILQVNSGSSVLSLAVGDQVSISTDPARGSMIYSGSEADSVFSGFMLFPQMG